The following proteins are co-located in the Streptomyces bottropensis ATCC 25435 genome:
- a CDS encoding ATP-binding protein gives MSGEGDRLTDHDTGPAEEPPGRPVGPPGAITTAGAARRHVRAFVGERWRSPAGPPIEAAMIDLLLVVSELVTNAVRHGGGIAGFDVGLTPEGVWLSVRDNSAALPVDLHGQGALARVHAGNGYGWPLINRLSREVRVERLAAGGKTISVLVPLT, from the coding sequence ATGTCGGGGGAAGGCGACCGCCTCACCGACCACGACACCGGCCCCGCGGAGGAACCGCCCGGCCGGCCGGTAGGGCCGCCGGGCGCGATCACCACCGCCGGGGCGGCCCGCCGCCATGTGCGGGCGTTCGTGGGGGAGCGGTGGCGTTCCCCGGCCGGTCCGCCGATCGAGGCGGCCATGATCGATCTCCTGCTCGTCGTGTCGGAACTGGTCACGAACGCGGTCCGGCACGGCGGCGGGATCGCCGGTTTCGACGTCGGCCTCACCCCTGAGGGCGTGTGGCTGAGCGTGCGGGACAACAGCGCCGCCCTGCCCGTGGACCTCCATGGACAGGGCGCGCTGGCGCGTGTCCACGCGGGCAACGGCTACGGATGGCCGCTGATCAACCGGCTGTCGCGCGAGGTCCGCGTCGAGCGCCTCGCGGCCGGCGGCAAGACGATCAGTGTGCTGGTGCCGCTGACCTGA
- a CDS encoding ATP-binding protein, translating into MATEPRRDDKLPAEEIYDGHAAFDGELGDVTGARTAAEGFLGVLSRTSPPAAVEHWDDILLVVTELAANAVQYAPGRFELTMRRTIDGVHVTLADTSTTSPAPRPFSPSKGAGGIGWYLIHTLCDEVSVVVHDHGKDVHVFLPW; encoded by the coding sequence TTGGCAACAGAGCCACGTAGGGACGACAAACTGCCTGCCGAGGAGATCTACGACGGACACGCCGCCTTCGACGGAGAGTTGGGCGACGTGACGGGCGCCCGTACGGCCGCCGAAGGGTTCCTGGGCGTTCTCTCCCGCACCTCGCCGCCGGCGGCGGTCGAGCACTGGGACGACATCCTGCTGGTGGTCACGGAGCTGGCCGCCAACGCGGTGCAGTACGCTCCGGGGCGCTTCGAGCTGACGATGCGCCGCACCATCGACGGGGTCCATGTGACGCTCGCGGACACCAGCACGACGTCGCCGGCGCCGCGCCCCTTCAGTCCCAGCAAGGGCGCCGGCGGTATCGGCTGGTACCTGATCCACACATTGTGCGACGAGGTGAGCGTGGTGGTGCACGACCACGGCAAGGACGTGCACGTCTTCCTGCCCTGGTGA
- a CDS encoding SpoIIE family protein phosphatase: MSAWSPDHVGRQPPGPAVRSPDGLPDLSDAGMYLVHDNGSIVSVNARAEELLGRTADELLGRDAHDLLHRDHLGQTMARSSCTMMRVFLSGRTGGGDREWFERGDGTLLPVTWLVTPCRVNDGAAGSAVLFYECAAGDESLRSVESTTLSQLDRLALLAETTTRLTSTLDSDEAIARLVRLVVPRLADWAVVDLITESDDVWRDTVATHLNGAVVRREELEGPLPPVHEESFMPLSRALRGAASALAGPETYQGPPDSGITVAQQKLFQVTGLRSAAIAPIRGPRAVLGALTLGLSDRPGAFTEAELSLLEDIARRAGLALENARLYQRQRHIVETMQRHLLPQMPEVPGLKMAARYESASESSQVGGDWYDVFSLSDGATAVAIGDVVGHNIDAAAGMAQVRNMLRAYAWALHEPPSAIVERLDQAVVNVAEASMATLIFGRVERGDEGWTLRWTNAGHPPPLLITHDGRSRFLDEEHDHLLGTGLVRGRSDTLTRLPPLSTLVLYTDGLIESPGQTLDRGLARLRQHAAALAHRPLHVFCDLLLERARPVDNDDDVALLVLRTPAGDGETGDR; encoded by the coding sequence ATGAGCGCGTGGAGTCCGGATCACGTCGGCCGGCAGCCGCCCGGCCCGGCCGTGCGGTCCCCGGACGGGCTGCCCGATCTCTCGGACGCGGGCATGTATCTGGTCCACGACAACGGCTCCATCGTCTCGGTGAACGCCCGCGCGGAGGAACTTCTCGGCCGCACGGCCGACGAACTCCTCGGCCGTGACGCCCACGACCTGCTGCACCGCGACCACCTCGGACAGACGATGGCCCGGTCGTCGTGCACGATGATGCGGGTCTTCCTCAGCGGCCGTACGGGCGGCGGGGACCGCGAGTGGTTCGAGCGCGGCGACGGCACACTGCTGCCGGTGACCTGGCTGGTGACCCCGTGCCGGGTTAACGACGGGGCGGCCGGCTCCGCCGTGCTCTTCTACGAGTGCGCTGCGGGTGACGAGTCGCTCCGGTCCGTCGAGTCGACGACGCTGTCCCAGCTGGACCGGCTGGCGCTGCTCGCCGAGACGACGACCCGGCTGACCTCGACGCTGGACTCCGACGAGGCCATCGCGCGACTGGTCCGGCTGGTCGTACCGCGGCTGGCGGACTGGGCCGTCGTGGACCTGATCACCGAGAGCGACGACGTCTGGCGGGACACGGTGGCGACCCACCTCAACGGTGCCGTGGTGCGGCGTGAGGAGCTGGAGGGCCCGCTGCCGCCGGTGCACGAGGAGTCGTTCATGCCGCTGTCCCGGGCCCTGCGCGGGGCGGCGTCGGCCCTCGCCGGGCCGGAGACCTACCAGGGGCCGCCCGATTCCGGGATCACGGTCGCACAGCAGAAGCTGTTCCAGGTCACGGGGCTGCGCTCGGCGGCGATCGCGCCCATCCGCGGGCCGCGCGCGGTGCTCGGCGCTCTCACCCTGGGCCTCAGCGACCGGCCGGGGGCCTTCACCGAAGCCGAGCTGTCCCTGCTGGAGGACATCGCACGCCGGGCCGGGCTGGCACTGGAGAACGCGCGCCTGTACCAGCGCCAGCGGCACATCGTGGAGACCATGCAGCGCCATCTACTGCCCCAGATGCCGGAGGTGCCGGGCCTGAAGATGGCCGCCCGCTACGAGTCGGCGTCGGAGTCCTCCCAGGTCGGCGGCGACTGGTACGACGTGTTCTCGTTGTCCGACGGTGCCACGGCGGTGGCTATCGGCGACGTCGTCGGGCACAACATCGACGCCGCGGCGGGCATGGCGCAGGTCCGCAACATGCTCCGGGCCTACGCCTGGGCCCTGCACGAGCCGCCGAGCGCCATCGTGGAACGGCTGGACCAGGCCGTGGTGAACGTGGCCGAGGCGTCCATGGCGACCCTGATATTCGGCCGCGTGGAGCGCGGCGACGAGGGCTGGACCCTGCGGTGGACCAACGCCGGGCATCCGCCGCCGCTGCTGATCACGCACGACGGCCGGTCCCGGTTCCTGGACGAGGAGCACGACCACCTGCTCGGCACGGGCCTGGTCCGGGGGCGCTCCGACACCCTCACGCGGCTGCCGCCGCTGTCCACGCTCGTGCTGTACACGGACGGCCTGATCGAGTCGCCGGGGCAGACGCTCGACCGGGGCCTGGCCCGGCTGCGCCAGCACGCCGCGGCCCTCGCGCACCGGCCCCTGCACGTCTTCTGCGACCTGCTGCTGGAGCGCGCCCGACCCGTCGACAACGACGACGACGTGGCCCTGCTGGTCCTGCGGACACCGGCAGGGGACGGTGAGACCGGTGACCGCTAG
- a CDS encoding glutamate--cysteine ligase 2, with translation MRTVGVEEELLLVDPETGEPRAQAAAVLARAAQEGTGQDVFEKELHDEQVEFATHPQSSMADLGAEIIRCRKDAARHAEGLGSAVVALASSPLPVSPTITMNSRYLWMAREFGLPTQVQLVCGCHVHVSVESDEEGVAVLDRMRPWLSVLTALSANSPFWQGRDSRYASYRTQVWDMWPMAGPADLFGSAERYHRCVEDLISTEVVRDRGMIYFDARLSQRYPTVEIRVADVCLHPDTAVLIATLARGLVETAAREWRAGQEPLPHSAGLLRLAAWRAARSGMSETLLDPATMRPRPAAEVIHALLDHVEEALVDHGDAESARASVAELMARGNGARVQREVMERTGSLREVVSACVRHTQA, from the coding sequence GTGCGTACCGTCGGAGTGGAAGAGGAACTCCTGCTGGTCGACCCCGAGACCGGCGAGCCGCGGGCACAGGCCGCGGCGGTGCTCGCGCGGGCCGCGCAGGAGGGCACCGGCCAGGACGTGTTCGAGAAGGAGCTGCACGACGAGCAGGTGGAGTTCGCCACCCATCCGCAGTCGTCGATGGCCGATCTGGGGGCCGAGATCATCCGCTGCCGCAAGGACGCGGCGCGCCATGCGGAGGGGCTCGGCAGCGCGGTCGTGGCGCTGGCCTCGTCGCCGTTGCCGGTGAGCCCGACGATCACCATGAACAGCCGGTATCTGTGGATGGCGCGGGAGTTCGGCCTGCCCACCCAGGTGCAGCTCGTGTGCGGCTGCCATGTCCATGTGTCGGTCGAGTCCGACGAGGAGGGCGTCGCCGTCCTGGACCGTATGCGGCCGTGGCTGTCGGTCCTGACGGCCCTGAGCGCGAACTCCCCGTTCTGGCAGGGCCGCGACAGCCGGTACGCCAGCTACCGCACCCAGGTGTGGGACATGTGGCCGATGGCCGGGCCCGCCGACCTCTTCGGTTCGGCGGAGCGGTACCACCGCTGCGTCGAGGATCTGATCTCCACGGAGGTCGTACGCGACCGGGGCATGATCTACTTCGACGCACGGCTGTCCCAGCGCTATCCGACCGTCGAGATCCGGGTCGCGGACGTCTGTCTGCACCCCGACACCGCGGTCCTGATCGCGACCCTCGCCCGGGGGCTCGTGGAGACCGCGGCCCGCGAGTGGCGGGCCGGTCAGGAACCTCTCCCGCACAGTGCCGGGCTGCTGCGGCTGGCCGCCTGGCGGGCCGCCCGTTCCGGTATGTCGGAGACCCTCCTGGACCCCGCGACGATGCGGCCCCGGCCCGCCGCCGAGGTGATCCACGCGCTCCTCGACCATGTCGAGGAGGCCCTCGTCGACCACGGTGACGCCGAGTCGGCCCGCGCGTCCGTCGCGGAACTGATGGCGCGCGGCAACGGGGCCCGGGTGCAGCGTGAGGTGATGGAGCGCACGGGGAGCCTGCGCGAGGTCGTCTCGGCGTGCGTACGGCACACCCAGGCCTGA
- the rox gene encoding rifampin monooxygenase, producing the protein MIDVIVVGGGPTGLMLASELRLAKVGTVVLEKLTGPTGESRGQGLHARSVEIMDQRGLLDRFLAVSETFRVGGLFGGIMKPWPDTLDTAHAYGVATPQPVTERLLHERAVELGADIRRGSELVGLSQDPDGVSAELADGTRLRARYLVGCDGGRSAVRKLLGVAFPGESATVETLLGDMAATEDPATITAVVEEVRKAELRFGLAPLEDGHYRVLVPAEGVAEDRTAPPTLDEFKKQLWAFAGTDFGVHSPRWLSRFGDATRQAERYRVGRVLLAGDAAHIHPPTGGQGLNLGVQDAFNLGWKLAAAVHGWAPEDLLDSYHAERHPVAARVLVNTRAQITLLGSDPGPTALRQLLSELMDFEEVNRYITGMITAVDVRYDFGEGHDLLGRRMRDVRLKRGRLYELTREGRGLLLDPTGTLSVEGWADRVDHVVDTAEDLDVPAVLLRPDGHVAWAGEDGRELLDRLPRWFGAATG; encoded by the coding sequence ATGATCGACGTGATCGTCGTCGGCGGCGGACCGACCGGGCTGATGCTGGCGAGCGAACTGCGGCTGGCCAAAGTGGGCACGGTGGTGCTGGAGAAGCTGACCGGACCGACCGGCGAGTCCCGCGGGCAGGGACTGCACGCGCGCAGTGTCGAGATCATGGACCAGCGCGGACTGCTGGACCGCTTCCTGGCGGTCAGCGAGACCTTCCGGGTGGGCGGCCTCTTCGGCGGGATCATGAAACCCTGGCCCGACACCCTGGACACGGCCCACGCGTACGGCGTGGCCACCCCGCAGCCGGTCACCGAGCGTCTGCTCCACGAGCGCGCCGTCGAACTCGGCGCCGACATCCGGCGGGGCAGCGAACTGGTCGGACTGAGCCAGGACCCGGACGGCGTGAGCGCCGAGCTGGCCGACGGCACACGGCTGCGCGCCCGCTATCTCGTCGGCTGCGACGGCGGCCGCAGCGCGGTGCGCAAGCTCCTCGGTGTCGCCTTCCCCGGCGAGTCCGCCACGGTGGAGACGCTGCTGGGCGACATGGCCGCGACCGAGGATCCGGCGACGATCACCGCTGTCGTCGAGGAGGTCCGCAAGGCCGAGCTGCGGTTCGGTCTCGCCCCTCTCGAAGACGGGCACTACCGCGTTCTCGTGCCGGCCGAGGGGGTGGCGGAGGACCGGACGGCCCCGCCGACCCTCGACGAGTTCAAAAAGCAACTGTGGGCGTTCGCGGGCACCGACTTCGGGGTGCACTCACCGCGCTGGCTCTCCCGGTTCGGCGACGCCACCCGGCAGGCCGAGCGTTACCGCGTCGGCCGGGTGCTGCTGGCCGGCGACGCGGCGCACATCCATCCGCCGACCGGCGGACAGGGGCTCAACCTCGGAGTGCAGGACGCGTTCAACCTCGGTTGGAAACTTGCCGCCGCGGTCCACGGCTGGGCGCCGGAGGACCTGCTGGACAGCTACCACGCCGAGCGGCATCCGGTGGCCGCCCGCGTGCTGGTCAACACCCGCGCGCAGATCACCCTGCTGGGATCCGACCCGGGCCCGACCGCGCTGCGGCAGCTGCTGTCGGAGCTGATGGACTTCGAGGAGGTGAACCGGTACATCACCGGGATGATCACCGCGGTCGACGTCCGCTACGACTTCGGCGAGGGCCATGACCTCCTCGGCCGGCGCATGCGGGACGTGCGGCTGAAGCGGGGCCGCCTGTACGAGCTGACGCGCGAGGGCCGCGGCCTGCTGCTCGACCCGACCGGCACCCTCTCGGTCGAGGGCTGGGCGGACCGGGTCGACCACGTCGTCGACACCGCCGAGGACCTGGACGTCCCCGCGGTGCTGCTGCGCCCCGACGGCCATGTGGCATGGGCCGGTGAGGACGGCCGGGAACTCCTCGACCGGCTCCCGCGGTGGTTCGGCGCCGCCACCGGCTGA
- a CDS encoding class I SAM-dependent methyltransferase, with product MDVSTATAARWVERWERQQQRYAVDREERFEVIADLVEHVTRECPAPLVLDLGSGPGCLAARLAGRLPGAEVLAVDADPLLLELGSAHYGNALRYVRTLIGAPGWLDALGLARPADAVVSTTALHYLGTDTLRRVYGELAGLLRPGGILVNGDHISPDSTKVSELAVDLGRRRAARSTASLAEDWDSWWSGAAGDPELAPFLARGDDGGRPRCEGNDLTLSGHVTLLREAGFEHVGAVWQVGPSHVLAAVR from the coding sequence ATGGATGTGAGCACGGCGACGGCGGCGCGATGGGTGGAGCGCTGGGAACGTCAGCAGCAGCGGTACGCGGTCGACCGCGAGGAGCGCTTCGAGGTCATCGCGGACCTGGTCGAGCATGTGACGCGCGAGTGCCCCGCGCCCCTCGTCCTGGACCTCGGCAGCGGCCCCGGATGCCTGGCGGCGCGGCTCGCCGGCCGGCTGCCCGGGGCCGAGGTGCTCGCCGTGGACGCGGACCCGCTCCTGCTGGAACTCGGCAGCGCCCACTACGGCAACGCCCTGCGGTACGTCAGAACCCTGATCGGCGCCCCCGGCTGGCTCGACGCGCTCGGCCTGGCACGCCCCGCGGACGCGGTGGTGTCGACCACCGCCCTGCACTACCTGGGCACGGACACGCTGCGGCGGGTGTACGGGGAGCTGGCCGGGCTGCTGCGCCCCGGCGGCATCCTGGTCAACGGCGACCACATCAGCCCTGACTCGACGAAGGTGTCCGAACTCGCGGTCGACCTCGGCCGCCGCCGGGCCGCCCGGAGCACCGCCTCCCTCGCCGAGGACTGGGACTCCTGGTGGTCCGGCGCGGCCGGCGATCCGGAGCTGGCCCCCTTCCTCGCGCGCGGCGACGACGGCGGGCGTCCCCGCTGCGAGGGCAACGATCTGACCCTGTCCGGCCATGTCACGTTGTTGCGCGAGGCGGGCTTCGAGCACGTCGGAGCGGTCTGGCAGGTGGGTCCCAGCCACGTTCTAGCCGCCGTGCGGTGA
- a CDS encoding aminotransferase class V-fold PLP-dependent enzyme, which yields MADRVAHPAEPGEAGEPASWQRSLRAQFPIVVGHPDLVYLDSAATSQKPRAVLDAVQTYLTTSNANAGRGSYPWANATTALVENARDRIKAFLDDPAPGRSSVHFTSGTTEGLRSVARDWLPALLGDGDEIVVPFADHRANLSPWLEAQELLALRGVRVRVRRLPYQESSGDYDPQALARVVGPRTRFVAATHVHHVYGVDMNVHRIRQVVGPEVPICLDAAQSIGHLPLSTAALDVDIVVFSGHKAMALPGTGAVWSRNLRGPVFRPGGWSGTPNTVGVVSLTAALDWLDAAGTDRIERWTVALTSRLTDGLARMDAYEVLGCRSSLTAGTEVQRRRSLVTFRHREIGSRDLGFILFSKGFMVRTDGHCQAGRAEEEEGSVRVSLHVHNTPQEIDALLSTLANLQ from the coding sequence GTGGCCGACCGCGTCGCACACCCGGCGGAGCCGGGGGAAGCAGGTGAACCGGCCTCCTGGCAGCGGTCGTTGCGCGCCCAGTTCCCGATCGTCGTCGGGCATCCGGACCTCGTCTACCTGGACAGCGCTGCCACCAGCCAGAAGCCGCGGGCCGTCCTGGACGCCGTACAGACGTATCTGACGACGTCGAACGCCAACGCCGGGCGGGGCTCGTACCCCTGGGCCAACGCCACCACGGCGCTGGTGGAGAACGCCCGGGACCGGATCAAGGCGTTCCTGGACGACCCGGCCCCCGGGCGGTCCTCGGTCCACTTCACCAGCGGGACCACCGAGGGGCTGCGGAGCGTCGCCCGGGACTGGCTGCCCGCCCTTCTCGGCGACGGCGACGAGATCGTCGTGCCCTTCGCCGACCACCGGGCGAACCTGTCGCCGTGGCTGGAGGCCCAGGAGCTGCTGGCCCTGCGCGGGGTGCGCGTCCGGGTGCGCCGGCTGCCGTACCAGGAGAGTTCGGGTGACTACGATCCGCAGGCGCTCGCCCGGGTCGTGGGTCCCCGCACCCGCTTCGTGGCCGCGACCCACGTCCATCACGTCTACGGCGTCGACATGAACGTGCACCGCATCCGGCAGGTCGTCGGGCCGGAGGTGCCGATCTGTCTGGACGCGGCGCAGAGCATCGGCCATCTGCCGCTCTCCACGGCCGCCCTGGACGTCGACATCGTGGTGTTCTCCGGTCACAAGGCGATGGCGCTGCCCGGTACCGGTGCCGTCTGGTCCCGGAACCTCCGCGGACCGGTGTTCCGGCCCGGCGGCTGGAGCGGTACGCCCAACACGGTCGGCGTGGTCTCCCTGACGGCGGCGCTCGACTGGCTGGACGCCGCCGGCACCGACCGGATCGAACGCTGGACGGTGGCCCTGACCTCCCGGCTCACGGACGGACTGGCGCGGATGGACGCCTATGAGGTGCTCGGCTGCCGGTCCAGCCTCACCGCCGGCACCGAGGTGCAGCGGCGCCGGAGTCTGGTCACCTTCCGGCATCGCGAGATCGGCTCACGGGATCTCGGCTTCATCCTCTTCAGCAAAGGGTTCATGGTGCGCACGGACGGCCACTGCCAGGCAGGCCGGGCGGAGGAGGAGGAGGGCTCGGTACGGGTCAGTCTGCACGTGCACAACACCCCGCAGGAGATCGACGCGTTGCTCTCCACCCTCGCTAATCTGCAATGA
- a CDS encoding pyridoxal-phosphate dependent enzyme: MRYDNITDAIGDTPLVRIDPAVHGLRNIDLYAKLEMLNPFGSLKDRAAWSMTRPEIAGAKERGETIVELSSGNTAKALALIAGLHGLPFKSVTNRMRVPEIKDLLLLLGAEIEELPGRTECLDPTDTDDPLTLFHQRLNRPGGTHLHTDQYFNALNTEAHATGTGPEIIADLDGRAPDWFIACVGTAGSSTGVARALRAHDPAVRVVGLVGEKTDFIPGIRTVDEVREVGIFDPDTYDTLEAVGADEAIEGMLTLLRRCGLLAGPTGGAAYYGGVRHLRALDADLTQRRTAVFIVCDRVESYLDYVRRRRPDLLGRPPVKNSVTTVTDDEVRSAAVVDVEDAQKWIAAQRPLVIDLRGPFAYAALHIDGSVNIVDELFDELLRGGLPFGRRQPVLLACPVGEKSARYAALLTRMGHPDVRSLAGGIIAWRDAGAPLVRD; the protein is encoded by the coding sequence ATGAGGTACGACAACATCACCGACGCCATCGGCGACACGCCACTGGTCCGTATCGACCCGGCCGTGCACGGCCTGCGCAACATCGACCTGTACGCCAAGCTGGAGATGCTCAACCCGTTCGGCTCGCTGAAGGACCGGGCCGCGTGGAGCATGACCCGCCCGGAGATCGCCGGCGCCAAGGAGCGCGGCGAGACGATCGTGGAGTTGTCCAGCGGGAACACCGCCAAGGCCCTGGCGCTCATCGCCGGCCTGCACGGACTGCCGTTCAAGAGTGTCACCAACCGGATGCGCGTCCCCGAGATCAAGGACCTGCTCCTGCTGCTCGGCGCCGAGATCGAGGAGCTGCCCGGCCGGACCGAATGTCTCGACCCGACCGACACCGACGATCCGCTGACCCTCTTCCACCAGCGGCTGAACCGCCCGGGCGGCACCCATCTGCACACGGACCAGTACTTCAACGCCCTCAACACCGAAGCGCACGCCACCGGGACGGGCCCGGAGATCATCGCCGACCTGGACGGCCGGGCCCCCGACTGGTTCATCGCCTGCGTGGGCACGGCCGGCTCCTCCACCGGCGTGGCCCGGGCGCTGCGCGCGCACGACCCGGCGGTGCGTGTCGTCGGACTGGTCGGGGAGAAGACGGACTTCATCCCGGGCATCCGCACCGTCGACGAGGTGCGGGAGGTCGGCATCTTCGACCCGGACACCTACGACACCCTGGAGGCGGTGGGCGCCGACGAGGCCATCGAGGGGATGCTCACCCTGCTCCGCCGCTGCGGCCTGCTCGCCGGCCCCACCGGAGGAGCGGCGTACTACGGCGGTGTCCGTCATCTGAGGGCGCTGGACGCCGATTTGACGCAGCGGCGGACGGCCGTCTTCATCGTCTGCGACCGGGTGGAGAGCTACCTCGACTACGTCCGCCGGCGCCGCCCTGACCTGCTGGGCCGCCCGCCCGTGAAGAACTCGGTCACCACGGTGACCGACGACGAGGTCCGCTCGGCGGCCGTCGTCGACGTCGAGGACGCCCAGAAGTGGATCGCCGCGCAACGACCTCTCGTGATCGACCTGCGCGGCCCCTTCGCGTACGCGGCACTCCACATCGACGGCTCGGTCAACATCGTCGACGAGCTGTTCGACGAACTCCTGCGGGGCGGGCTGCCCTTCGGCAGACGGCAGCCCGTGCTGCTCGCGTGCCCGGTCGGCGAGAAGTCGGCCCGGTACGCGGCCCTGCTCACCCGCATGGGCCACCCCGACGTGCGCAGCCTGGCCGGCGGCATCATCGCCTGGCGGGACGCCGGCGCCCCACTGGTGCGTGACTGA
- a CDS encoding lysine/ornithine decarboxylase, translating to MRDDDPLYLEPRLEPRTAALLDSAPLLHDLVDALGSPLNVLLPDQIAENVRRFRAVLDRHRLTGRIYFAHKANRAASLVRRLTTTDAALDAASLGELRHALGSGFAGSRIMATGPKDPEFLWLAAYSGACLNADGPAELERAAGLVRAHGLPRVRVLLRLSGFETAGARRLSRRSRFGTPVKSLHHLLDVLERHRDELEPIGVGYHLDTTSLEEKAAALEGCLQAMEELRIRGFQPHAIDVGGGFGVSYLAHAAQWERWTTELTSAVLGGRPPLTWGGHGYGLRVENGTLKGALSLYPAHRPTAGAAYLDDLLSHPAPSLGRPLGTLLLESMYDLYVEPGRALADQCGLTLGKVLEVRPTDAGGPLVRLAMNAGDVGLEDHGVLLDPVVLPRAPGPPGPADPVAVHLVGNLCLESDLLTRRTVFLPRLPRAGDLLAFVNTAAYCMDFTATHAQQQPMARKVAVHEENGRARWCLDEEYWPFDRTGDQQG from the coding sequence ATGCGCGACGACGACCCGTTGTACCTGGAACCCCGGCTGGAGCCGCGCACAGCGGCCCTCCTGGACTCGGCACCGCTGCTGCACGATCTGGTGGACGCCCTGGGCTCCCCGCTGAACGTCCTCCTGCCGGACCAGATCGCCGAGAACGTACGGCGCTTCCGTGCGGTTCTCGACCGTCACCGGCTGACCGGGCGGATCTACTTCGCCCACAAGGCGAACCGTGCGGCCTCCCTGGTGCGCCGGCTCACCACGACGGACGCGGCCCTGGACGCCGCGTCGCTCGGCGAGCTGCGGCACGCTCTCGGCTCCGGCTTCGCGGGCTCCCGGATCATGGCGACCGGCCCCAAGGACCCGGAGTTCCTCTGGCTCGCCGCGTACAGCGGGGCGTGCCTCAACGCCGACGGTCCCGCCGAGCTGGAGCGGGCGGCGGGCCTCGTGCGCGCCCATGGACTGCCGCGCGTCCGCGTCCTGTTGCGCCTCAGCGGCTTCGAGACGGCCGGAGCCAGAAGGCTGTCGCGCAGAAGCCGCTTCGGTACGCCGGTGAAGTCCCTGCATCACCTGCTGGACGTCCTCGAACGGCACCGGGACGAGCTGGAGCCGATCGGCGTCGGCTACCACCTCGACACCACGAGCCTCGAAGAGAAGGCGGCCGCACTCGAAGGATGCCTCCAGGCCATGGAGGAGCTGCGGATCCGCGGCTTCCAGCCACACGCGATCGACGTCGGCGGCGGCTTCGGCGTCTCCTATCTGGCGCACGCGGCCCAGTGGGAGCGCTGGACCACCGAACTGACCTCGGCCGTCCTGGGCGGCCGACCACCCCTGACCTGGGGCGGCCACGGCTACGGCCTCCGGGTCGAGAACGGCACCCTCAAGGGCGCCCTGAGCCTCTACCCGGCCCATCGGCCCACGGCCGGCGCCGCGTACCTCGACGACCTGCTCTCCCACCCGGCGCCGAGCCTCGGCCGGCCTCTCGGCACCCTGCTGCTGGAAAGCATGTACGACCTCTACGTCGAGCCCGGCCGCGCCCTGGCCGACCAGTGCGGGCTCACGCTCGGCAAGGTCCTGGAGGTGCGGCCCACGGACGCGGGAGGGCCCCTGGTGCGCCTGGCGATGAACGCCGGTGATGTCGGCCTGGAGGACCACGGCGTACTGCTGGACCCCGTGGTCCTGCCCCGCGCCCCGGGCCCGCCCGGCCCGGCGGACCCGGTGGCGGTCCATCTCGTGGGCAACCTCTGCCTGGAGTCGGATCTCCTCACCCGCCGCACCGTGTTCCTGCCCCGGCTGCCGCGCGCCGGCGACCTCCTCGCCTTCGTCAACACGGCCGCCTACTGCATGGACTTCACCGCCACGCACGCCCAACAGCAGCCCATGGCACGCAAGGTGGCCGTCCACGAGGAGAACGGCCGAGCGCGGTGGTGCCTGGACGAGGAGTACTGGCCGTTCGACCGTACGGGGGATCAGCAAGGATGA
- a CDS encoding GNAT family N-acetyltransferase, which yields MTVHQVSTVLQLTSPEEVTPELRGEIADCWEVVANAGGAVLATEFPPLPLSAHDVAPVVDSLVHGLHPARGRLLVAVVGDSLAGWLIVRREPHPLGAHCGTVNHVQTHPRFRGRGIGVALMHRVHGIARDEMGLERLSLSTRGGVGLEEFYRKVGWVEVGRWPGALRIAPGDDRDAILMSLALRAG from the coding sequence ATGACGGTGCATCAAGTCTCCACGGTCCTGCAGTTGACCAGCCCGGAGGAGGTCACCCCGGAACTCAGAGGGGAGATCGCCGACTGCTGGGAGGTCGTGGCGAACGCCGGTGGCGCGGTCCTCGCGACCGAGTTCCCTCCTCTTCCGTTGAGCGCCCACGACGTCGCCCCGGTGGTCGACTCGCTCGTCCACGGGCTGCATCCCGCGCGCGGCAGACTGCTCGTCGCCGTCGTCGGGGACTCGCTCGCCGGCTGGCTGATCGTCCGCCGGGAGCCGCATCCGCTGGGCGCGCACTGCGGCACCGTCAACCACGTCCAGACCCATCCGCGCTTCCGCGGCCGGGGCATCGGCGTCGCGCTGATGCACCGCGTCCACGGCATCGCCCGGGACGAGATGGGCCTGGAGCGGCTCTCCCTGTCCACCCGGGGCGGCGTCGGCCTGGAGGAGTTCTACCGCAAGGTCGGCTGGGTGGAGGTCGGCCGCTGGCCCGGCGCGCTGCGGATCGCCCCCGGTGACGACCGGGACGCGATCCTGATGAGCCTCGCCCTGCGCGCCGGCTGA